From the genome of Nocardia mangyaensis:
TCGGGCACGGGTTCGCCCGCGAGCTGATGGCGGCTGCGGGCCGCGGCCACCGACAGCGCCCACTGCATCCCCTGGCGGCGCGCCTCGTCCGGCTCGGCCGCGACCTTGAATTCGATGGCAGCCTTGAGCTTCTCCCACACCCGCGGCACCGCGCCCCACACGGTGGGCCGCAGCTCGGCCAGCGCGGTGGCGATCTGCTTGGGGTCGCTCACACTGGTCACCTGGGTGCCGAGCACCTCCTGGACGTAGAGCGCGGTGAGACGGTCGGCGATGTGGGCGGTCGGCATGAACGAGGTGATGGTGTCACCGAATTCGATGCCGAGGATGTCGGCGATGCCGTGTACCTGGAACAGCAGCGCGGCGTGGGTGGTCTCCACGCCCTTCGGGGCGCCGGTGGTGCCGGAGGTGTAGATCAGGGTGGCCACGTCGTCGGGGCGGACCGCGCGCCAGGCCGCCTCGAAGTCGAAGCCGTCGGGCGCGGCGGCGAGCAACTCGGCGACCGACAGCGTCCCCTCGGGCGCGTCGTCGACGCACACGATGTGCTCGAGCTGCACGCCCGCGGAAGCGACCAGCTTCGCGTACTGCGGTTCGCAGATCACCACGCGCGTTCCGGCATTGCCGAGGACGTGGGCGAGCTGGTCGGGGGAGAGCGTGTTGTACACCGAGAACGAGGTGGCGCCGACGTGCTGGGCGCCGACCTCGAGCGGATAGAACTCCACGCGGTTGCTCATCATCAACGCGACGGTGTCGCCGCGTCGCACCCCGAGCCCGGACAGGCCGGCGGCGACCGCGCGCACCTGGTCGGCGTACTCGCGCCAGGTGATGGTCTGGGCGTCGCCGGGGGTGCGCAGGGCTGTGGCGTCGGGATCGATCGCGGCGGTGTGCTGGAACGCGGCGGGCAGGGTGTCGAAACGAGAAGTGCTCACGAGGCAGTGACTTTCTGGGTGATGACCGCCGAGGCGGTAGGCAGGTGCGCGGCGACGAAGCGGGCCGCCGCGCGATAAGCCGTCCTGGATTCGGGAACCACGACGGGCAGGGTCTGGAAGGCGTGCATCTGATCCGGCCAGACCCGCAGCTCGCACGGCGCACCGGTGGTTCGCCACCGTCGCGCGAGTTCCGCGGCATCGGCGCCGAAGTACTCGGTGTCGCTGGCGTGGATGAGCGCGGGCGGCAACGGCATCCCGGGTGTGGGACGGAGATCGAACGGCTCGTCGGTGAAGTGAGCGATCGCCTGCCGGGCCATCTCGGTGGACAGCAGCCCGTCGCGGTCGACATTGTCGTGTCCGAGGGCCAGCGCCAGACTCAGATCGGCCATGGGGGAGAACAGGACCAGCGCGCCCGGTGGTGGCAGCCCGGCGCGCGCGTTCTCGACTGCCAGATGGGCCGCGAGGAACCCGCCGGCCGAATCCCCGGCGACGACGACATTGCCCGGACCGTGCCGGTCGGCCAGCCACCGGAAGGCCGCGGCGACATCACCGGGCGCGGCCGGAAACGGATGTTCGGGCGCGCGGCGGTAGTCCAAGGTGAACACCGGAAGCCGTGTCGCGGTGGACAATCGGGACGCAACCCCGCGATATCCGAAGGCCGACCCCGCGATGAACCCGCCGCCGTGGACATACAGCACGACGGCGTCGGTGCGTTCGGCGCGCGGCCCACGCACCCTTTCCCCGCGAAAACCGTTCTCCACCAACGCTTCGGTGGAGGTCCCGCGCAACGGTGGCGCCCCGGCCCGCAACGCCTGGTCGACGATCAGCCGCGCGGCCGGGATCGTGTAGGCGTTCACCGGGGCAAGCGCGGCGAGCCTCCCGGCCGTGAGCGCCGACACCTGACGGATCGTGCGGGCCCGCAACGATCCCCGCTCGGCGGTCATCGTCGTTGCTCGATCGCGTGCACGAGACGGTGCACGGTCTCGTCGGCGGCGAGCCGGCGGTCGAGCACGACATTGATCGCCCCGCGCAGCAGCGCGTAGGGCTGCCAGCCGCTGGGCGCGATGGTGCGCGGGGCCCGGCGGGCGATGCCGTCGGCGATGGTGCGCGCCGCCTGTTCGGCAGTGATGCGCACGCTGAGCGGCCAGGGCAGCAGCCCGTCGAGTTCTCGGCCGAGGTCGTCGGCGTCGAGCATGTCGTGGGTCATGGCCGTCTCGACGATGCCGAAGTAGGCCACCCCGGCACTGGCGCCGACAGCGGCGAGTTCGACGCGCAGGGCGCGGCCGAACTGTTCGACCGCGGCCTTGCTCACCATGTAGGGCGAACCGCCCATGCCGGGCGCGAACGCCGCACACGAGGACACCACGACCACGTGCCCGCGTGCGGCCACGACGTGATCCAAGGCCGGACGCACGGTGTTGAACACCCCGGTCAGATTGATACTCAGCACCCGGTCGAAATCCGCCGGGTCCATGGTGCGGACGGTCGAGGGCACCGGCGTCACACCCGCATTGGCCACGACCACGTCGAGACGACCGAACCGTCGCACCACCTCGTCGACCACCTCGGCCATCCGGGCCCGGTCGGCGACATCGGCGCCGAAGGCGTGTGCGCGCGTCCACAGGTCGGCGGCGGTGCGGCGGGCCGACTCGGCGTCGACATCGACCACGATGACGATCGCGCCGCGGCGGTGCAGGAGGGCGACGAGTTCCCGGCCGATCCCCTGACCCGCGCCGGTGACCAGGACGACCTTGTCGTTCACGTCGTAGGTGGGTGCGAACCAGGACGCCGGATCGAGAACGGGCAGACCGATCATGCCGACACCTCGTAGGACTCGATGTCGAACCGCTTCGTGCGACGGCGATATTCGAAGCTCCAGTTCGGATACAGCCCGGCATTGCCGCCGTCGGGGGTGGTGTAGTAGCTCTCGCAGCCGCCGGTCAACCAGACCGTGTCGGCGCTGCGCCGCCGCATCTCCTCGACGAAATCGTCCTGCACCTGTGCGCGGACCTCGACCCGGTGCTCGCCGCGGGCGCGCAGGGTCGTGAGCGCGTCGACGATGTAGGCGATCTGCGATTCGAGCATGAAGATCGCCGACTGGTTCCCGGCCGCGCCGAACGGGCCGAGCGTGCAGAAGAAGTTGGGGAACCCGGCCACCGCCGCACCGAGGTAGGTCTGTGGGCGCTGATGGTAGAGCTGGGCGATCGAGACCCCGTCGCGGCCGACGATGCGATCGAAGGCGGTGGGGATCGAGGTGAACCCGGTGCCGAAGATCATGGTGTCGACCGGGATCTCGGCACCCGCGCGGGTGATGATCGAGTGCGGGCGCACCTCGGCGATGCCGTCGGTCACCACGTCGACATTGTCCTGGTCGAGAGCGGGGAGATAGGCGTCGGAGAAGATCGCGCGCTTGCAGCCGATCATGTAGTCCGGGGTCACCTTGGCGCGCAATCGCGGATCGCGGATCTGGCGGCGCAACTGGATCCGGCCGAGCAGTTCGTAGGGGTGGCGGAAGCGGTTGTCGACGAAGCCGACCAGGCCGAAGCCTTCGATCAGGGTGTACCAGGTGCCCCGGACGGCCTTCTGCGCCAAAGGGATCTGCCGCAGCAGCAGACGTTCCACGCCGAGCGTCGGCCGGTCCAGGCGGGGCACGATCCACGGCGCCGATCGCTGGAACACCGTCAGTGCCTCGACCTTCGGCTGGATCTCCGGCACGAACTGCACCGCGGAGGCGCCGGTGCCGATCACCGCGACCCGTTCCCCGGTCAGATCGTGATCATGATCCCAGTGCAGGGAGTGGAACGCGCGGCCCGCGAAGGTGTCGAGGCCGGGCAGCGACGGAAACTTCGCTTCGGCGAAAACGCCCGCGGCGGAAATGAAGTAGTCCGCGGTGAGCTCGCCGCGGGAGGTCTCGATCCGCCACAGCGAGTTTTCGTCGTCCCAGCGGGCATCGAGCAGTTCGGAACCGAGGCGCAGGTGCCGGAGCACATCGTGGCGCTCGGCGACGGTGCGCAGGTAGTCGAGGATCTCCGGCTGCTTACCGTAGGTGCGCGACCACTCCGGGTTCGGGGCGAAGGAGAAACTGTAGAGCTGTGAGGGCACGTCGCAGGCACAGCCGGGATAGGTGTTGGCCTGCCAGGTGCCGCCGAGGTCGTCGGCGCGTTCGAGCACCACGATGTCGTCGAAACCGGCCTCGCGTAATTTGATCGTCAGTCCGATGCCACCGAAACCGGCGCCGAGCACGGCGATGCGCGTGTGTTCTGTGGGCATGGTCAGCCGATCCTTGCGGGCAGCGCCGAAACCCCACGGTCGACGACGGTGTCGATCCGGGCACTGCGGGTGATTGTCGTGAGGGCCAGTGGCGAGGGGGCGACCGCGGCGGCGACGGCGGTCTCGTCGTGGTTCGGATAGGTGCCGACGACGGCTCCCGTCGCGGGGTCGTGGACGTCGAAGGTGGATCGGTCGAGAGTGAGGGAGGTCATGAGACCGTGCCTTTCGCGGTCAGAGGTCCAGCGTGAGCGCGCCACCGGTGGACCGGGAGACACAGGTGAGCAGGTGATCGGGTCGCTCGCCGGGGGTGAGCAGCCGATCACGGTGATCGATCTCGCCGGCCAGTACCCGGGTCTTGCAGGTGCCGCAGAAGCCCTGCCTGCAGGAATAGACGGCATCGGGGCGTATCCGGCGCAGTGCCGCGAGAGCGGTCTCGGTGGCGCCGACGCGCACGGTCTCGCCACTGCGGGCCAGGACCAGCTCGAACTCCTGGCCGTCGGTCACCGGACGGGCCGAGAACAGCTCGGTGTGCAGCGAGGCGGTGGGATTGAGGGCGAACAGGGTGCGCTGTGTGAGGTCGAGGACCGGGGGAGGCCCGCACACATAGACCGCCGCCCCCGGCGCCGCCGTGGCGAGCAGGGCGGCGATGTCGGAGGTGCCGACCTCGTCGTCGGGCCGGATCTCGGTGTGGTCGGGCACCTCGTCGAGGAACGGCATGGTGTCGCGGGATCGGCCCAGATACACCAGGCGCCCCCGCGCGCCCGCCGCACAGGCCATCGGCAGGATCGGGGTGATCCCGATGCCCGCGGCGACGAACAGATACGACGGAGCGGTCTCGACGAAGGTGAACGCGTTGCGCGGGCCGCGGATGCGCAGCCGGTCACCGGCGCACAGGGTGTGCATCTCGCGGGATCCACCGTCACCGTCGGCGATCCGGCGCACCGCGATGCGGTAGCGATGCCGGTCGCGCGGGTCACCGCACAGCGAATACTGGCGCTGCTTGCCCGAATCCAGGAACACATCGA
Proteins encoded in this window:
- a CDS encoding PDR/VanB family oxidoreductase; translated protein: MSSAGEVATPSLRVIGAAVDVYKKVFTRPTISHPVRHIGFDLDLTVESVRTEATDVVSLALTHPGGEALPSWRPGSHIDVFLDSGKQRQYSLCGDPRDRHRYRIAVRRIADGDGGSREMHTLCAGDRLRIRGPRNAFTFVETAPSYLFVAAGIGITPILPMACAAGARGRLVYLGRSRDTMPFLDEVPDHTEIRPDDEVGTSDIAALLATAAPGAAVYVCGPPPVLDLTQRTLFALNPTASLHTELFSARPVTDGQEFELVLARSGETVRVGATETALAALRRIRPDAVYSCRQGFCGTCKTRVLAGEIDHRDRLLTPGERPDHLLTCVSRSTGGALTLDL
- a CDS encoding flavin-containing monooxygenase — protein: MPTEHTRIAVLGAGFGGIGLTIKLREAGFDDIVVLERADDLGGTWQANTYPGCACDVPSQLYSFSFAPNPEWSRTYGKQPEILDYLRTVAERHDVLRHLRLGSELLDARWDDENSLWRIETSRGELTADYFISAAGVFAEAKFPSLPGLDTFAGRAFHSLHWDHDHDLTGERVAVIGTGASAVQFVPEIQPKVEALTVFQRSAPWIVPRLDRPTLGVERLLLRQIPLAQKAVRGTWYTLIEGFGLVGFVDNRFRHPYELLGRIQLRRQIRDPRLRAKVTPDYMIGCKRAIFSDAYLPALDQDNVDVVTDGIAEVRPHSIITRAGAEIPVDTMIFGTGFTSIPTAFDRIVGRDGVSIAQLYHQRPQTYLGAAVAGFPNFFCTLGPFGAAGNQSAIFMLESQIAYIVDALTTLRARGEHRVEVRAQVQDDFVEEMRRRSADTVWLTGGCESYYTTPDGGNAGLYPNWSFEYRRRTKRFDIESYEVSA
- a CDS encoding short-chain dehydrogenase/reductase, with protein sequence MIGLPVLDPASWFAPTYDVNDKVVLVTGAGQGIGRELVALLHRRGAIVIVVDVDAESARRTAADLWTRAHAFGADVADRARMAEVVDEVVRRFGRLDVVVANAGVTPVPSTVRTMDPADFDRVLSINLTGVFNTVRPALDHVVAARGHVVVVSSCAAFAPGMGGSPYMVSKAAVEQFGRALRVELAAVGASAGVAYFGIVETAMTHDMLDADDLGRELDGLLPWPLSVRITAEQAARTIADGIARRAPRTIAPSGWQPYALLRGAINVVLDRRLAADETVHRLVHAIEQRR
- the fadD11 gene encoding fatty acid--CoA ligase FadD11, with the protein product MSTSRFDTLPAAFQHTAAIDPDATALRTPGDAQTITWREYADQVRAVAAGLSGLGVRRGDTVALMMSNRVEFYPLEVGAQHVGATSFSVYNTLSPDQLAHVLGNAGTRVVICEPQYAKLVASAGVQLEHIVCVDDAPEGTLSVAELLAAAPDGFDFEAAWRAVRPDDVATLIYTSGTTGAPKGVETTHAALLFQVHGIADILGIEFGDTITSFMPTAHIADRLTALYVQEVLGTQVTSVSDPKQIATALAELRPTVWGAVPRVWEKLKAAIEFKVAAEPDEARRQGMQWALSVAAARSRHQLAGEPVPDELAAEWARADELVLSKLRGALGLDRVRWALSGAAPIPPQTLAFFAGLGIPIAEIWGMSELACICSVSHPRDAKLGSVGKLLPGMESRVADDGELQVRGPLVMKGYRGRPEQTAEAVDAEGWLRTGDIISLDAEGYLTVVDRKKEMIINAAGKNMSPTNIENAVKAATPLIGAMAVIGDGKPYNTALIVLDAESVEPYARAHGLPDASPAALSIDPGVIAAIRAGVAQGNNALSRVEQLKRFRILPTFWEAGGDEVTLTLKLKRRVIAAKYTAEIDDLYAANPHEAILSPR
- a CDS encoding alpha/beta hydrolase — translated: MTAERGSLRARTIRQVSALTAGRLAALAPVNAYTIPAARLIVDQALRAGAPPLRGTSTEALVENGFRGERVRGPRAERTDAVVLYVHGGGFIAGSAFGYRGVASRLSTATRLPVFTLDYRRAPEHPFPAAPGDVAAAFRWLADRHGPGNVVVAGDSAGGFLAAHLAVENARAGLPPPGALVLFSPMADLSLALALGHDNVDRDGLLSTEMARQAIAHFTDEPFDLRPTPGMPLPPALIHASDTEYFGADAAELARRWRTTGAPCELRVWPDQMHAFQTLPVVVPESRTAYRAAARFVAAHLPTASAVITQKVTAS